The Paenibacillus dendritiformis region GGCGGATGTTCATGCTCATGTTTTCGTGATGTAAAGGTATAGTTAAAGTTTTTGTTAATATCTTTCGCATAGCATAGATTTTCTCTATGATGGGAGCATGGCGTTGACTTGACGGAGGGAGGAGCGGTTCCGTGAACATTATGAAGCTGCAGATCGTGGCGCTGCTGGCCAAATATCAAAAAATTACGGCGGTAGCCGAAATATTGGGCGTCAAGCAGCCGACCGTCACATTCCATCTGAAAAGTCTGGAGGACGAATTCGGCATGCCGCTGTTCGAGTCCCGGAGCGGGAAGCTGGTGCTGACGGAAGCGGGCGAGGCGCTGTATCATTATGCCCGTCGCATCCATGCCTTGATGGAGGAGACCTACCATGTCATGGGGGAGTTCACGGAGGGCGGCCGGGGCACGGTGCGGATCGGCGCCAGCCATGTGCCGGGGGCGTATTTGCTGCCGGATGTGTTGAACGCCTTCGCCACGCAGTACCCCGACGTTACCGTGCATCTGGAGATTCAGACGGCCCCGGCCATCGAAGAGAGGCTGCGGCAGCATGAGCTCGATATCGGCATAATCTCCTCGCAGCCGTTCGAGGCCGACGATCTCCATCAGCAGGTCTGGCTCGAGGACGAGCTGGTGCTCGTCGTGCCGCCCGGGCATACGCTGGCGCAGGAAGGAGCGCCGACGGCCGAGCGGATCGGGACAGAGCCGTTTATTTTCCACGATACCCAATCGGCGACGCGGCGCATCATGCTCGAATGGGCGGACGCTCACCGGATCAAGCTGACCTCGCGGCTGCACATGAACTCGATCGAGGCGATCAAGCGGGCCGTCATCCATGGGCAAGGCGTGACGCTGCTGTCGGAACGGGCCGTGAGCCAGGAGGCGGCGAGCGGGACGCTGATCGCCATCCGCCTGCCGGATCGGAAGCTGAAGCGGTACATTTACCGCTGCCATCACAAGGAAAGGTGGATGTCGCCGCCGGTGAAGGCGATGTGGGACATGCTGCAGCAATACGAGGGGAGAAATAGATTATGCGGAGATTTTGCAATAAAATGAACCAAGGGCTTGTACAGTGAGAGAAAAGAGAGGTGAAGGCATGGGGAAATGGGCCACCGCCGCCATCTATATGCTGGCTATGGCCGGAATCTGGTTCTGGCGCGAGGAGCTGCTTCAGTGGATAGAGAGCCTGAAGTCCTCCCGCGATGCGGCCACCGCCGTGCAAATGTTCGTCCTGGCGGCGATCGCTTCTCTTTTTCCCGTCATCCCGTTCGGGGTCGTCGGGGGCATTATGGGAGCCGCGTATGGACTATGGCTTGGCGGGTTGATGAATACAGCCGCTTCGACGCTGGGAGCGGCCGTCCTGTTCCTCGCGGTCCGGCACGGCTGGCAGGAGCAGGGCAGGCGCTATCTGGATCGGGTTCCCCTGCTGCATAAGCTGAACGCCGCGATGGAACATCGCCCGGCGACATCCGTCTTCATCGCCCGTATGATTCCGGTGCTGCCTGCTGTCGCGATCAACGTGTATGCGGCGCTCGTGTCGGTGCCGTTCGTCGCTTTCCTGCTCGCTACGGCAGCAGGCAAGCTCCCGGTGATGCTGGTCTTTGCCTTCATCGGGGAGCAGGTGCTGGAGGACGGCATGAAGATTCCGGCTGTGCTGCTTCTCTGCGCGGCGATGGCGGCTGGATTCTATGCCGTATACCGTTATCGGGCGGGCTGGCGCCGGAAGGAGCGGACGGAACGGTCTTGATATGGACATGCAAAAAGGGACCGTCCCCCGGGTCTGACAAGACCCGAGGAACTGTCCCTTATTTTCGTTTCTTATTTTGCAGCTGCTTCGTATTTCTTTTCAACTGCCGGCCAGTTGACGACGTTCCAGAACGCAGCGATGTAGTCCGGGCGCTTGTTCTGATATTTCAGGTAGTAGGCATGCTCCCATACGTCCAGGCCGAGAAGCGGAGTCTTGCCTTCCATCAGCGGGCTGTCTTGGTTCGGAGTGCTGGATACGGACAGCTTGCCGTCTTTGTCGACTGCCAGCCAAGCCCAGCCGGAGCCGAAGCGAGTCGTAGCCGCTTTTGCAAAATCTTCCTTGAACTTGTCAAATCCGCCAAGCTCCTTGTCGATTGCTTCCGCCAGCTTGCCGGATGGTTGTCCGCCGCCGTTCGGTCCAATCGTCTCCCAGAACAGGGAGTGGTTCGCATGGCCGCCGCCGTTGTTGCGGACTGCCGTACGGATGCTCTCAGGCACGCTATTCAGATCGGAGATGAGTTCCTCAACGGATTTGGATTGCAATTCAGGCGCAGACTCCAATGCCGCATTCAAGTTCGTCAC contains the following coding sequences:
- a CDS encoding superoxide dismutase; its protein translation is MAHQLPALPYANNALEPHIDETTMMIHHDRHHNTYVTNLNAALESAPELQSKSVEELISDLNSVPESIRTAVRNNGGGHANHSLFWETIGPNGGGQPSGKLAEAIDKELGGFDKFKEDFAKAATTRFGSGWAWLAVDKDGKLSVSSTPNQDSPLMEGKTPLLGLDVWEHAYYLKYQNKRPDYIAAFWNVVNWPAVEKKYEAAAK
- a CDS encoding LysR family transcriptional regulator, with the translated sequence MKLQIVALLAKYQKITAVAEILGVKQPTVTFHLKSLEDEFGMPLFESRSGKLVLTEAGEALYHYARRIHALMEETYHVMGEFTEGGRGTVRIGASHVPGAYLLPDVLNAFATQYPDVTVHLEIQTAPAIEERLRQHELDIGIISSQPFEADDLHQQVWLEDELVLVVPPGHTLAQEGAPTAERIGTEPFIFHDTQSATRRIMLEWADAHRIKLTSRLHMNSIEAIKRAVIHGQGVTLLSERAVSQEAASGTLIAIRLPDRKLKRYIYRCHHKERWMSPPVKAMWDMLQQYEGRNRLCGDFAIK
- a CDS encoding TVP38/TMEM64 family protein gives rise to the protein MGKWATAAIYMLAMAGIWFWREELLQWIESLKSSRDAATAVQMFVLAAIASLFPVIPFGVVGGIMGAAYGLWLGGLMNTAASTLGAAVLFLAVRHGWQEQGRRYLDRVPLLHKLNAAMEHRPATSVFIARMIPVLPAVAINVYAALVSVPFVAFLLATAAGKLPVMLVFAFIGEQVLEDGMKIPAVLLLCAAMAAGFYAVYRYRAGWRRKERTERS